The following proteins are co-located in the Solanum pennellii chromosome 1, SPENNV200 genome:
- the LOC107023940 gene encoding zinc finger CCCH domain-containing protein 22-like, translated as MGILLMQDHGEKEMIRLAFGPEALVHSVILKARKELGVSSNSPSTPSTPSSPSPFGGSMCFSRQNSSSSANSGRILGGLSLPSPLSITSNNNRYSNVSASWSTSPSFSEFQEVDLVSPSASNISYTAATTTNGMTNSTMNSSAPTFYCNGEVDLIDEFQLQDQLSFLNDGSPTLGPKNPDVYYQQQQDLTSSPSGDSMLFSSGIIGLKKSITYGPVQDVRIPYQQKRMFGFVTFVYPKIVKTILAKGNPHFVCDARVLVKPYKEKGKVLEKFCFNSPDRYCTQLKWVA; from the exons ATGGGGATTCTTCTGATGCAAGACCATGGTGAGAAAGAAATGATTAGATTAGCTTTTGGTCCAGAAGCTTTAGTTCACTCAGTGATTCTTAAAGCAAGAAAGGAGCTTGGTGTTTCTTCAAACTCACCTTCTACACCTTCAACTCCTTCTTCACCTTCACCTTTTGGTGGTTCAATGTGTTTTTCAAGGCagaattcttcttcttcagctAATTCTGGTAGGATTCTTGGGGGTCTTAGCCTTCCTTCACCTCTTAGTATAACTAGTAACAACAACCGCTATTCAAATGTTTCTGCTTCTTGGAGTACTAGTCCTAGTTTCTCTGAGTTTCAAGAAGTTGATCTTGTTAGTCCTAGTGCTTCCAACATCTCATATACTGCTGCTACTACTACTAATGGAATGACCAATTCCACCATGAATTCCTCAGCTCCTACCTTTTATTGCAATGGAGAAGTAGACTTGATAGATGAGTTTCAACTACAGGACCAGCTTTCTTTCTTGAATGATGGGTCACCAACCCTGGGGCCTAAGAATCCTGATGTTTATTACCAGCAACAACAAGATTTAACCTCAAGTCCAAGTGGGGATTCCATGCTTTTCTCTTCAGGTATTATTGGTTTGAAAAAATCAAT CACTTATGGGCCTGTTCAAGATGTGAGGATTCCATATCAGCAAAAGAGGATGTTTGGTTTTGTTACATTTGTTTATCCGAAGATTGTGAAGACCATTCTTGCCAAAGGAAATCCTCATTTTGTATGTGATGCTAGGGTGCTTGTCAAGCCTTACAAAGAGAAGGGCAAAGTCCTAGAGAAGTTTTGCTTCAATAGTCCAGATAGATATTGCACTCAATTGAAATGGGTGGCATAG
- the LOC107028100 gene encoding ubiquitin-conjugating enzyme E2 28-like yields MASKRIQKELKDLKKDPPASCSAGPVGQDMFHWQATIMGPSDSPFSGGVFLASIHFPPDYPFKPPKVSFKTKVFHPNINNNGSICLDILKEQWSPALTVSKVLLSICSLLTDPNPDDPLVPEIAHMYKTDRPKYESTARSWTQKYAMG; encoded by the coding sequence ATGGCTTCAAAGAGGATTCAGAAGGAATTGAAGGACTTGAAGAAAGACCCCCCTGCTTCCTGCAGTGCAGGACCTGTAGGTCAGGATATGTTCCATTGGCAAGCTACCATAATGGGTCCATCTGACAGTCCGTTTTCTGGGGGTGTTTTCCTTGCATCTATCCATTTCCCTCCAGATTATCCATTCAAGCCCCCAAAGGTCTCTTTCAAAACCAAGGTTTTCCACCCAAACATCAACAATAATGGTAGTATTTGTCTTGATATCCTAAAGGAACAATGGAGCCCTGCTCTTACTGTATCCAAGGTGCTGCTTTCTATTTGCTCTTTGCTTACTGATCCCAATCCAGATGATCCTTTAGTGCCAGAGATTGCTCACATGTACAAGACAGATAGACCGAAGTATGAGAGTACTGCCAGATCATGGACCCAGAAATACGCAATGGGTTGA